The following nucleotide sequence is from Podospora bellae-mahoneyi strain CBS 112042 chromosome 1 map unlocalized CBS112042p_1, whole genome shotgun sequence.
AAAGAGGGAGCAGCCGTCCTCGCCATTACAAGGATATCCCCTGGTGAACCTCGATATAGACGGAGGCTGGGTTGAGATGTCTGTTGTTCTTTGACCCAACCTGTcatctcttcatcttcaactgCCTCGAgcttgggagaaggaggaagagtagATGCACTGCGCCAATTAGTCCATATGGGCGGTTTCGGCACACCTCTAAGGAAGCACCTCACCATTCGTTATCATCCTCCACATGGAAgccttcatcatcagcaccatCTGGCGACCGCGTCGTCTCAGGATTCATTGTCTGCTGGGCATAGGATGTCTCCTCTAGCTCAGCGGGTTCAGCCTCTTGTGGGTCGAGACGGTTCGTTGTCGAATATCGACGATTCTGTTCGTTATGGTGTGGTTTGGCAGTGGCATCGTTGTCCTCAGAACTTGTAACCGAAATAGGTTTGGGCGACACGTCAAGCTCCATCAACCCCGTCTCATGTTTAAGCGGCATGGCGGCGAGAGTCAACAGCCTCTCGGTTGAGGAAAAATCAGCGATCCGAGAGAACTAGCGGGATTCGACGACAACACAGAGGAGCCGCCCTTTAGGGCAGGGTGTCGGGACGAAGTTGGTGGGAAGTCAGGTTGGGAAAAGAGTATACACCAGGATCATTCAACTTTTCTCCGACGTTGTTCTGAAAACCCGATCGCCGCGGAGTAGAGGAGGGGCAGTTTTTCATGTTGAGGATGAAAGAAACGAGGAGCACGGGGGACCTTGAAGTATAAACAACAAACTCGAAGGTCAAGCGACGTTGAAAAGTGGGCCAACACCGTTCCACGAACAACCCATTGCTTCTCGGTTCATCCAAAACAGACTGCTGCAATAGGTAACCGAATGAGAGGAGCAACACGATACCTGCCGCCCTGGTTGGTCCAGAGTACTAGCTGCTACCAGCACCTGCACATGCCCGCCTACTCTTGGTGTCTCTTGACTATATTGGGCGGGATGCCTCAGTATATGGCGGTATACCAATAGGTTCAAGGGGATTGTTTGGCGTCCAGTCGTTTGTTTCCGTCATGCATGCTCTGGGATGCTTGATCTCTCCCCACGAATCAGCACCAAGGCCCGTACGAACGCGATTAACAGCAATTTTTGAATCAAACTTGAAGGAATAGTTCAGGAGGGCCTATGTGGCAGCGGTTTGGGAAACCAAAGGAACATCATGGACATGGTTCCAAACCTAGTGCAGTCCAGATCAATTGCATAACCGACATAGACCAACAGGTTTTCTTAAGCAGGGGGCGATATATGCTACCTGGGAACGTATGTGGCTATGAAACAAGAACAACTCGATGATGGGAACCATGCGGGCGTCTTCAGGCCTTAAAGGCTAGAAACTGGTGTCAAGGTGCGGCACAGTCAAGCCTTCTCTCACACTTTTCACAACCCATGCCCGTCCATCAAAACCGGAATTCGCCTAGATCGTTCTTTTTTCTGGGAGTGGTGTGGAGAGAGGTAGCACCCCGTATCGCTGCGGTCGGGGTCAAGGGGAGGGTGACAGCATACTCGGCTGGTTTGACGCCTGGGGGTTGCACTGACTTTGTCCCTGCAGCTTCTCTTCAACCAGACTTTGCTAGCACAGCTGACGGGAACTTCCTTACCCCGCCTCCTTTCAAAATCTAGAATGGAGCATGGAGGCATGGAACCAGGGATTTCTGGATGACGGGTGGAGATGGGACGGTTGCTGTCATACTAAGCGTAGAGTTTGTTGCTGGGTTTGGTTCACAAGGATGGATCCGGCCAGAGGCCCCTTACTGATGCAGTGCACCATCAAAAGGGTCTTGTGAGACCGTCGTTCCCTTGGCACCTGGAGACAAGGTTATGACGTTAGGCACCATATCCGAGTCTCTGTTCTTTTGAGGATGAAATACGATAGAACATGGATATCGGCAGCCTTGTTTTTGACCTGGATCGCGTGGTTGGTTTTCGGGCTGTTTACTGCCGCAGTGGTGGGATTGCCTCGCCTGTGTGAATGGCCGCAGATGATCGAGGCGCTGCTATGCCATAACCCGTGATGAAAAAAGGATGCCGGTTTGATGCGGGGACTACTTGGGGGCATGTTTGGGCAGCAATATGAGGCAGATAGACCATACGGAAGCACGCCGGGATGCTACACTGCGCGAAATATCGAGTCCTTCACTTGGGGGTTCCGAGTTTCGAGGCCAGCCTTGTTTGGGCGTTGGATGGACTAAGCTCCGCCACTAGCCATCTCCGCACCCCTTCAATTCCTTCCCAATCATTCTTGTGAGAGCGACTCATGGGCTCAATTGAACACCCTGACGGTCAAATCTGGTTTGGTCCTTCGAGGGTCTGAAGACAGACACGTGAGTTCAAAACAACCTAGGTCGGGCTGGGATGCGTGCCTGCCTACATTGCCCGCAGTCGCACAACACCTGTTCTTGTGCTTGCTAATAACACGGAGTGGGTGATGGTTTCTTGAATAGTACCTCAACTGTTGATCCACAACTGGTCACACAAACATTGGAAATCAATGATACTCGACAGGTTCCGCACCTCGCCCACTCGAGGACCTATTTTTATAGGTGCCTGATATGCACGTTGCCGAGGGCATCGATGCCATCACCCGTTCTTGTCCTTTCATGGCCAGGCCAGGTGACACGCGCCCTTTGTGTGCTTTCCATGACACTTCCATCAGTGGCAGGTGATTGTTGATGTTAGAGAGCTCATCCCTACCCAGCCGAGTATTCTGGAAATGGCCACGCGCCTTTCTTCCCCCACTTCTTCTGGAAGCAGAATTTTGATATATACTCGTGGAATCAAAAAGTCAGTTTCAAGATAATATGACAGTAGAGTTGTTATACAGTAAGCATGATCAATGCACGAGTTGTCTTACAGGTCATTAGGCCATACACTTTAAGTTCTCATTGGATCGATCGATAACTTTATGTGGACGCTATTGGATGTATCGCCAGCCTTTGCTTATGAGCTCGAAAGAGCATAGCCAATGCAAGTTTCCTCCGGATGGGATTACCTCCAGATCATTCGGTCGTATGCAGCTCAAGCATACCCAGGTCGGTGGTCATTGCCGCCAATGAAGAGGTCGATGGTGGAGATCACCTGCCCAATACCTTGCGATAACAAACAGCCGACCGCCTGCAAGACAAGAAACAAGACAAACCTACTTACAACGAGAGGCACCTTTTTTCCAGGTCAGGTCTCAGTCCGTTCGTAGGTGGAGCCCAACTGATAAACGTACTGGCCCCGAACCCGCCGACTCGGATGCTAGCTCCAGTGGGGTTCGCGCGACGGTGTACGGTTGAGCTCCACCAATTAAGCATTGGATGACGGCCCGCTAGCGGGAGCTAGACCGGCTTTTTGTCTGTTATAGGGAAGGTCCTGGCTTATAGTGGGGTCGTTCTTCATGACAGGCAAGACATCCGGTTGACTTGTCAGTTTTATCGTCTCAAGAATGGCAAGCAAGAGTTCATCACTCCGATTGGCAACAAATCATTTTATTCGACACGAAGGCTACATTATGGCAAGCGGCAGGAACGACAGGCACATGACCTTCCATTGGGTCCAGATCCGAGCTTTCCCTTTGGCCAACATCCTAGCCCACAGTCCAGGAGTGATGGGCAAAACCCGTCTGTTTCCGATGGGCTACTATCACGTTTACAAGAGACCAGAAAGCTTCGTTCCCGAGCTGACACCCCCACGCGACTGAGCCCGATGGCAATGGTGGGACCGGTGAGTTGTGGTGAGTGACAGGTACGTACAAGAAACTAACCTGCGCGTGGGTAACAGAGGATGGGTACCTAATGATATGGATCTCCCTACGGTTTTTTGCCAGTTACGACACCTTTGCTTCTATTCACGCAGGATAGAGCGCTCGGGCCTGCGTGTACTTAGGACCGCACCTCAAACAACCAACACGACCCCCATGATTGTGAGCAGTCAGCCACATTCGTATTCTTTCGGGGAATAGAGCAACATCCGGGCACATCGAAGGGTTgatgagaaagaaaaaaaattatCCCCTCCGGCCGGCCGGCCAGTAGAAGCTTTGCGGCGAAGATTCTGCCACAATCAAACCCGCGTGGGGGTGCGCTCGTCCAAGGCGATGAAAGCCCGAGAGCCTTGAAGCAAGACATCCATCCGCTGAACCGtcgtcaacatcacccaCGTCAGGTTGGCTGAAAAGCGCATCATCTCACACATGGATGGTAGCATCGAATATGCAAGTGAGAAAAATCCCTCAAGAACTTGGTGGCCATCGACTATCCTGGGGATAAGGCAATTGAAGACAAAGGCCGATTCTAACTGGGCGCTCTTGTTCCGATATTCGAAACAAAAAGCCCGATGCCGCGTGGTGGCCCTCTGCCCTGCGTATCAAGCCTTTTTTGGCGTTTGACAGCGCCGCTAACCCACAGTTCTGGGACGGTAACACCTCGGCCGCTGGCCCTGACAGGCCGTGGGGGTTAGACAGTTTGGGGTGTTCAGGGATATGGGCAAAATGATACAGAGTATCCGATCCCAAATGGACGCGGGATGAGGCGTaacgagagagagagagagagagagagagagagagagagagagagagagagagagagagagagagagagagagagagagagagagagagagagagagagagagagagagcgagagagagagagagagaaaattGATAAAGTTGAGCGAATGCAGCCTGGCTCCAATCAAGGCTGCCCCTCAAACCCACGGCGGCACCCATCTTCTTTCGAGGTGCCACCCTCGCATGTCCACGGACAACATCGTCACCGGGtggcagcatcatcaccagcaaacaGCCGGGATCTCACCTGCGCCGCCCGGTAGACACTCATGTCGAGAAATGGACGACCCAATACAGCGGACAGCTGCATACCACCCGCTGCTGTACTCGGTGACGCGCAGTGTTCCTGTCTATTGTTTTGATCGTTGCAGCCTTTCGTCCTGGTCCCATCAAACCGATCCCACCCCTCTTATGCATCTCTCGCCTGATTGAACAAAGAATTTCGTTGTTCTATTTTCCTCACACTGTCCGGCCTGCACGTGGAGAAATCTACCTTTACCCTCCAGAACACCGCTCATCGTTCTTGCCGAATCACCAGAATCTGGGTTATAACTCCCGTGCCGTCCTGTCATTTGGGCACACGGGAGGTTCGTGGCTACGGTATGTAGCCGAATCCTCGGGGGAAAACCCCCTGCTTTGTCCTGGATCGGAAATAATCTCCGTTTTTTTCCCCGTGCTGCCTTCCCCAGATATGCCTGGGAAACAAAAGTTACCACCGACCGGGTTGAGGGAAGAGGCAATCTTTCCATATGCGCGATGGAGTGCCTTGGCTCTGCTTGGCATGCGTCTTTTGGTTCTAGACctgatgtggtggtgaaacATGAGGTGAATTGAGGTGACGAAGTGCGAGTATGTTTTGGATGACGTCCTTTGTTGAACAGGACACAGGTGGACCTGGGAAAGGCTTGGCCGCGGGCGGTGCGGCTGGCACTGATGGAAAGCTTTGAACGGGAGAGTGGGAGGACGTGGGGGTTTTAGAGAACACATGGGTATTTTACGCCTCTTCCTGTCAGGTTAGACTCCCCCAAATCTTCGTCCAAAATCCGGGGTAACATGACAGGAGACAGCCAGGGCAGGCACAGGCCGGAgtgtggtgggatggtgtcATGTTAACTGGCATACACCAACCCACTCCTGCACCGACTAAGTTGGCTCTGCACTTTTCAGGATGGGTCGCGGCGTCTTCCCACGTACCATGCAGTGGCTACTTAGGTAGTGGAACAAGTAAAGATGGGCTATGCACACAAGAActgtgtgggtgggtgggcgCAATCATCGGCACATACTGGTGACATTCACCGCCAGGGGAGCAAACTCTATTGGTTTCTGTCATCTGCGTTGGCAGGCGCAGCGGTGAGAGACCGACTGCACAGTAGATTGCGCACGGTAGACGACGCCAAACAAGTGGTAATCTGCCTATCCTATCTAGAGCACTTGAAAACTTGGGTTTCGTAGTCCGGCCTGATAGGTCAATCTGCAATGCCGGTGTTGACACAAGAGCCATGTGCGAAACACCGAGAGCTTGGTTCGCATGCGTTGCATCCCCCACGTACACATATCAGCGGGAAGGATGAACTGCATATGAACATCTGAGAATGGTATTTAATGCTCAAATCCCCCTcttggtttgttttttttcgcGGTGGTTCATCTCTGTCTCATAATACCACTGACAGATATTTCCCTGGTAGCTACACCTGTCAGCCAACATGAGTTGACAAGGCTCTCCCATTTGCACCTTCCTACCTTCCCCAGCCACACAACGGTCGTCATCGGCCTCACCGCCATTACACGACCCACGTATCCCGTTGCCCTCAACCTACCTAACCCCTCCGCTGGTAACCGCATCGGCCGGCCATAACCAATGTCCCGATACACCAACGCACGCCGACGTGCTGCCGGTCTAGGCCGGGATGCCGAGAACCCGGACCTGGGCAAGCTCAAGTACTGTTCCGACATCCAGTTAAACGAGGAACACCCATCTGTTCCTTTTATGCCCCCAGGTCCAAGCTTCAATGGCGCCAACGATATTTGGTCCAGCTTTCCCCGACCCATCGAGAAGAATGACTGGGTGCGTCGGATCACAGGGGAGCAACCCCCTGCTCGAGTAGGGGAGTCGTCCCAAACGTCCCAGGCTGAGCTCGGGCGCCTTTCATCTCGGTCCTAGTGCGTCCAGTCTCGTCCTTTGATCTGTCTCTTTCCCCACAATCTTCTAACTCGTCCACAGCTCACTTCGTGTGGGGGACTCCAACGACTTCGCCACGGTCTGGGAATCGATTGTAATTCCTGCCCTTACtgacctcctccaacaatACTGCGACTCTGACTTCGCGGTCGACGTACACAACTTCCCTGAGCTATCCACAGATGCCGTCCCCCGTGTGATCTACATCACACTGAGCGACCATGTGGACCTTTCGTTTGAAGTATGACGGTTGCTCTTCATGACTTTTCTGTTAACCAAGTGCGTGATGTGCTAAGCAAACCTCCCGACAGGAAACCATCCGTACCGAGCTTGCCCACGCAGTCCCCACTCGCTTCCACCCCATCTACCTAAAGTTCCGTAGAGGTGATCCCCAGAGATCCGGGATGTGGTGGGGCCAGGAAAGAGGCGACCATGATGACATTTGTGAGCCTCGCAACATCACTTACCGTCCCACCCCCGTAATGGGCATCTCGATCGGTCCAGTCCAAGTAGCCGACGCTGCTTCACTCGGGGGCTTCATCAAAATCGGCTCTGAGCTGTATGCCATGAGTGCCGCTCACGCCTTTGAGGATGCTGTCAAAAAGGGGCACGCCCGCGTTCATCACCCAGCTAAACTCGACTTCCCCAAGATCACACCTAGTGATCCTCGCGCGAAACAATACGTCATTGGGACTGTGGCTATGAAGACGCCGTCTGGGACACTTGGTCCATCGCTTACCTTTCAGAACACGAATTTCTCGGCAGAACGCACCAAGGTTGAGATGGACTGGTGTCTCATTGGACCGGTGAAAAACGGGAAGAACATAATCTCGGTGCCCAGTTTCCAAATGGATCGGTGCATTGCTGTGGAGCAGACGGCGCCCGTTGAGGGGAATACCGAGGTTTATGCCATGGCGAGGACAAGCGGGTATTCGCTTGGTTTTGTATCTGATGTGCCTGGGTTGCAGAGAATTGTCGGACATCTGAGGAGGGAATGGACTGTCAGACAGTACTCCCCTTTCAAGCACCCGAGGGACAGTCGAGCTAGTGCGCCTTGGTGAGCTATGGTTTTTATGTTTTCTGTTTCATCTGACTGACCTTATTCATAGGCAAACGTTGAAGCAATGGGTGACTTCGGGAATGGGGGTGCCCGGAGACTCGGGGGCATGGCTGATGCGGCGCTCTGACAATGCGGTCATCGGGCTCATCTGGGGACGCAACCATGACTATGGTGATCCCCTCGAGCGAGTTCGTCTGACCTACTTCACCCCCATGGTGGATATCCTCAAAGATGTGCAGGAAAATGTGAGTTCCCAGGTGGCAGAGGAGACTGTGCTTTTCCTCACTAACACGAAGATAGTACACCGTCGGGGAAGAGGTCTCGCTACCCAGCTACTCGGCCACAGATCTGGCACGGGCTTCTGATAGCCAGCGTACCGCAGTGCACTTGGATCCATCTCGAGACCCGTGGAATGCCCTGGCATCAGATGTGATTCAGCAGCATCGCCACACCCAAGAGGACCTCATCAGGGATCATTTCGTCGACAATAACATCCCTCCCTCTGGCGCAGTGTTCGATCGCCCACCACCTGCCGAGTCTGGTCTCAGTCTGATGGAGAGTTTGTCTGAGCCCATTGAGGCATCTGTTCTCGTAGCAGGTCGTCAAACACTGCCACTTTATAGCGAGGGCCATCACTCAACGTCAATTTTGCGCTCTCAAGATCGATTGCTTCTTGGAATCGGGGAAAGCGTATCAGTGCCCGGTCTttccagctcatcatccatccattcgAGTGTTGGATCCATGGGTGAACCTTTTGATGCTACATCCGCTGGAAATGGAGTGCACATTGTCGAAGAACAAGGCGTGCACGAAGACATCATCGAGGTCGAAGAGCCTGTCAGGTCCAAAGCCTGTTTTACTGCTACGAACCCCCCCGCCTTTCCAAGGTTGAGCTTCATTCGGCCGTGAAAAGCGGCAAGACTCTACGCCAGAGTTCTTGCAAGTTGCCTGATGGGTGCCAGTTCTCCGAAGATGCCAAGCCACACAATATTCCCTGCCTATCCGTCGGATAACTCggctcggtgatgatggcgagtgCAGCATCCCAATACAGTATTCCTTGTCAAAagttggtggttgaggccGAGTTGTTTGACTGCAGAGGTCTCGATTATGGCTGCGACCGAGACTGGCTGGACCTGCCGTGGGTGGTGTCAGCGAGGCTACCATATTTCTCGGGCGACCACGGCGTTATAGCCATGGTGGCATCATGACACCACAACCTCTTGCGACCCGTCTGCTTTTCTGACGATGCAGATGTGCTTGTGCCCTACTGGTGGACTGCTAAGATCTTTGCATCATTGATCATTCGTTGCCCCCACAGTCGCCTTGCTAGCCCGCACTCATCGAGTGCGGGGAAATCACGAGGCTGGAGAGCTGGTTGGGTGGCCTTGTCTTCGGTCATCAGGGCCGAGAGacaggctgaggaggaagaaagtGCTTGAAAGGCAGCTCGCGCCGAAGGTCCTGAAGGCACCTACTCAATAAGGTTCATGTGAGGCCCGGAATCCCTACCGGGCACACCCTTATATGACCCCGTCTGCCTCTTGATTCGACCAAGGGATCTGATGCCTCCTTGAAGGTTGCGCTCTGGGTAGGACACGTGTGCCTGTCTTGGGATGTCTGCCTTGAAGCAAGGACCGTACCTCTATGCATATCCTGTTGGGTTGCACAAACCGATAATGCTACAGAACGTGTGTCGATTTCCACGCGAAATCTTCTCACGTTTCTTGAAATCCCGGTGGCGCATGGCGGGGTAACAATGATATTGTTTGGCTGCATATACCATACGCGTTGCGAGATagaggcagcagcaaaaatGAAGAGAAACAATCCGCGGGTTGGATCATGGCCCCCACCCCACCTTGGCCGCTTTAACCAAAGGTTGATTGGGACCTCCTCACTGTTGCATACAGTGACGTCGAGCTCGATCCAACAGGAAGGATTGATCAAGTAGTAGATGCACGGTGTCACAGGCTCACCGAACACGGAATATAAAGGATCCTCAGGATCCCCTCAATTTGATCAAGTTTGGATCTAGGCTGTTGGCGGCACGGCTGCCGTCTAGCCCGTCTTGCCTGCCAGGGCTGAACAATATCTCCGTCACAGTCGGTTGTGCGAGAACCAAATTTTCTCTCATCAAAGTTGGTTGGAGGCGTAGCGTTCCAAGCACTCCCGCCCTGCGGATACGTTGAGTTGAGTGTATGCCGCCAAAGGGTTGCAGATTACTGGCCGCCTACCTGCGTATCGGGGGGCCTCGGGATGCGACCTTCGTTTACCCCGCAGGAACCGAAGAAATATCGCTTGGATGAAAGATGTCGGCCTTTTTGTCCCTCGGTTGCCGAGTCGGAGGGTTTTTTTGTGAATAGCTGCTGACCCGAACGAATGCACCTCTTGGCGAGTGGGCTCACCGACTGGAAGGCATCCATCCTCTCTCTGACTGAACTTCGCAGCAGGCATCTTCAGCTGTGAGAAAGATGACCAGCCTTCATGTGCAAAGCAGTCACTTGAGGCTCCCACTACGTGCTCGCAAAGCTTGTAAGCTTCGGGCGCGGAAGCTCCCTCGCTCTAGCGGCATGTTTCCCGCTCTCTGGAAGCAAGACCTTGTTCGGGATGTTCCAGCCGTTCTACAAGGCGACCACGCCTTACCCAAGTTAGCAATTATAAGCCTGGTAACCAATCGCAGTGGAAGAAAATGTCTGAGGTTTGGTGCCTGGCAGACCGATGACAATCATGGGAATGAGCGGTAAATGGGTAGACAATGGGGGTCAACCAACACCCTGATAAGCCGCCTGTGAGAGGGGAAAAGCGTCATTCTATACGCCACATACAAGCTTTGTTAATCATCACCGCAAGCAAAAATGCAATCACACCGAGAACGGATCTCGAGAAGAAAATTCCTCACgtcaggggagggggctttTCACCTTTCAACCCACAACAAGGCGACCATAGAGGCGAAGCAGAACAAAACCTGCGACTTTACGATaaagggaaggagcaaaTTGGAAACCCCGTTGTAGCTATTTCCATTCCATTTGCAGCTTTTGCTGACCTCCCTCTCGCCCCTTGTCGGACTTACAACTCCTTTTTGCTTAGGTGTTACAAGCTCGAGTCGAAGAATGCAACAGAAAAGGATTACTGTCCTTACACACAGGGGAGCGGTGAAGCAGACTTGGTACCATCAGGAGCCGAGCAGCATGTCATCAGACAGAGAGGGGAAAACTCTGCGATTTCGGCTTCGGTTCGGCTGACTGGCAACTTTGTCGGTGTTGCCTTTTGGGAAGGAGGCCGTCAGGGAACAGGAAGTTCCAATGTCCACGTTTTGAGGCTTTTACAACACCCCTCCCTTGTCGAGCATGAGCTGCAATAAAAGAAAAGGCCCAAAAGCAGCGACAAGCGGGAGGCGAAGTGCAAAAGCTTGATAGTTGAACAAGAGAAGCATCTGATGTGGAAATTTAAATGCCAAATCATCAAAACGAACAAAAGTCGACGTCGGCCCGGCACTACGGGAGTGGCTATGTGCTTGGCCGGCCGGGTTTGAGACGAACAAATGACCTGTCATGTCTGGAAATCTGCGAGCAGCCGACTTCAGATTGAGCAGTGGCCAGGAGGAGACCAGTTCACGATCGGGGGATCTCTGTGCCGCTTACTTGCTTTTTTGATCGATTCTTGTGCGGCTTTGCCGGGTGGGAAGTCGATAAAAATGCAGAAGTGAAGATGCTTTGATTCTGATGACATCAACCAGAGGTATTCAACCTAACAAAGAGAAAGACAAAACTATTATCTCATCAACTCCACAATCCCATTGTGCTCTCCTTACCACCATGCCCCCAGCCAAGTACCTGTACGTTTCAATTATTCCAACCTTGATTCACTCATACAAGGAAATATATCAACGAACTTAGAACGAAAGGCTTGGTTACCTAGCATTTGTAGTTGAAAGAGATGACGGAGGGTATATGGGCAATGAGATAACTAAGGGCCAGAATGGTCATACGTGAGCATGACATTGTATTCCTATAACTAACCAAGGACTTTTTGTGGCACACCATGGACGAAATAGCCGGTATTTCATAAGGATAATACAATATAGTATTCTAAACTAGGCCTGGAAAGATGAATTATAGGCAGTTAGCAGGCATGTATCCTATTAAAAAATATGTAAGCTAATGGCCGTTGCGCGGTTTGCTGACTTGCAGTGTTGATTGGAACGACGTGAAAGAAGGTATGTGTCCTTTGTCCTTGAGAAAGTATTCTTGTAGAGGAGCACACAAAGACATTATCCCGCTGTTTCATCAACAAAGCTGTTGTCTCTACTCACAATAGGGGTAATCCAAGTAAACGTGCTCTCATGCGAACTGCCTATTTAACAACCACATCTCCTCTCTAAATCCAATTCTCGAAATAATCATcaaccatctcatcatctcatctcatctcatctcaaccCACTTTCTACTCTTGAAACCAACAAACTTACAAGGCTAAGTTTTACACTTTCAAgttatcaccaccaacaccaacaaaccaCCGCTAACCAAAactcccaaacaccaacaaaatAGCCCGCACTACCACCAGCCGCCGCgtcaccacccacaccgTCAACGGTGTCACCCAATCCATCGAGCACGTCATCGAAGAGGAATGGTTCAACATGTGGGAATGCTG
It contains:
- a CDS encoding uncharacterized protein (EggNog:ENOG503PBMH), which codes for MSRYTNARRRAAGLGRDAENPDLGKLKYCSDIQLNEEHPSVPFMPPGPSFNGANDIWSSFPRPIEKNDWVRRITGEQPPARVGESSQTSQAELGRLSSRSYSLRVGDSNDFATVWESIVIPALTDLLQQYCDSDFAVDVHNFPELSTDAVPRVIYITLSDHVDLSFEETIRTELAHAVPTRFHPIYLKFRRGDPQRSGMWWGQERGDHDDICEPRNITYRPTPVMGISIGPVQVADAASLGGFIKIGSELYAMSAAHAFEDAVKKGHARVHHPAKLDFPKITPSDPRAKQYVIGTVAMKTPSGTLGPSLTFQNTNFSAERTKVEMDWCLIGPVKNGKNIISVPSFQMDRCIAVEQTAPVEGNTEVYAMARTSGYSLGFVSDVPGLQRIVGHLRREWTVRQYSPFKHPRDSRASAPWQTLKQWVTSGMGVPGDSGAWLMRRSDNAVIGLIWGRNHDYGDPLERVRLTYFTPMVDILKDVQENVSLPSYSATDLARASDSQRTAVHLDPSRDPWNALASDVIQQHRHTQEDLIRDHFVDNNIPPSGAVFDRPPPAESGLSLMESLSEPIEASVLVAGRQTLPLYSEGHHSTSILRSQDRLLLGIGESVSVPGLSSSSSIHSSVGSMGEPFDATSAGNGVHIVEEQGVHEDIIEVEEPVRSKACFTATNPPAFPRLSFIRP